The Lysobacter capsici genome has a segment encoding these proteins:
- a CDS encoding GPW/gp25 family protein, with the protein MNDSVFGRGFSFPPRVGADGGFVWSSGEANIRESIAIILRTEPGERVGQPDYGAGLARFLFEPNNAGTHARMREAMQRALARWERRIQVEDVEVIAHPSEAETALATITYRLVATASRERISLAIPLAVN; encoded by the coding sequence ATGAACGACAGCGTATTCGGACGCGGATTCTCGTTTCCGCCGCGGGTCGGCGCCGACGGCGGCTTCGTGTGGTCGTCGGGCGAGGCCAATATCCGCGAATCGATCGCGATCATCCTCAGGACCGAGCCGGGCGAGCGCGTCGGCCAGCCCGACTACGGCGCCGGACTCGCGCGCTTCCTGTTCGAACCCAACAACGCCGGCACCCATGCGCGCATGCGCGAGGCGATGCAGCGCGCGCTGGCGCGCTGGGAACGGCGCATCCAGGTCGAAGACGTCGAGGTCATCGCGCATCCCAGCGAAGCCGAGACCGCGTTGGCGACGATCACCTACCGGCTGGTCGCCACCGCGTCGCGCGAGCGCATCAGCCTCGCCATTCCGCTGGCCGTGAACTGA
- a CDS encoding phage baseplate assembly protein V, which translates to MRIVDLPAYEQLLDERLPMGWGGRWYGVFVALVVDIKDPDNQGRVKVALPWSPDAGGQRFEAWARLATMLGGNNRGSWFVPDVDDEVLVGFEHGDPCRPCVLGGLWNGRDQPPASMDGAGKNYKKVLRSRNGVQITLDDQDGREQLLLETPGGQTFTLKDGPGAVEIADSNGNSIKLETAGITITAAVKVTVNASQVAVSAGMVTVDAAMSSFSGVVKADTVICNSIVSASYTPGAGNIW; encoded by the coding sequence ATGCGCATCGTCGACCTGCCCGCCTACGAACAACTGCTCGACGAACGCCTGCCGATGGGCTGGGGCGGACGCTGGTACGGCGTGTTCGTGGCGCTGGTCGTCGACATCAAGGATCCCGACAACCAGGGCCGGGTCAAGGTCGCGTTGCCGTGGTCGCCCGATGCCGGCGGGCAGCGTTTCGAGGCGTGGGCGCGACTGGCGACGATGTTGGGCGGCAATAACCGCGGCAGCTGGTTCGTGCCGGATGTGGACGACGAAGTGCTGGTTGGTTTCGAACACGGCGATCCGTGCCGGCCGTGCGTGCTCGGCGGCCTGTGGAACGGCCGCGACCAACCGCCGGCCTCGATGGACGGCGCCGGCAAGAACTACAAGAAGGTGCTGCGCTCGCGCAACGGCGTGCAGATCACCCTCGACGATCAGGACGGCCGCGAACAGTTGCTGCTGGAAACCCCCGGCGGGCAGACCTTCACCCTCAAGGACGGCCCCGGCGCGGTCGAGATCGCCGACAGCAACGGCAACTCGATCAAGCTCGAAACCGCCGGCATCACCATCACCGCCGCGGTCAAGGTCACCGTCAACGCCAGCCAGGTCGCGGTCAGCGCCGGCATGGTCACGGTGGATGCGGCGATGTCGAGTTTCTCCGGCGTGGTCAAGGCCGACACGGTCATCTGCAACAGCATCGTCAGTGCGTCGTACACGCCGGGCGCGGGGAATATCTGGTGA
- a CDS encoding phage late control D family protein: MADSGTSPIKASRPSVEIDGRRQDTLTSSLMSLDISESEAGLTCCELVFGNWGGADTPGFQHFGRDLLEFGKPLTIKLGDAKLFEGRISAISASYPDGGTPQIGVCAEDRLQDLRMTRRTRGFADASLADVARSIAGDHGLQAQVDLSGESHKLLAQVNQSDLAFLRDLARHEDAQIWVEGTQLKAVQRARRNGPSLELSWAGPLREFEVRADLAHQRTQLTGAGWSVTDKRAAKHEADDAAIRAELGGKDSGAQTLQRAFGKRADTLVHACPLSDGEARVLAESSFRHMARRFVVGHGVAETRDTLRVGTRLTIKGIGPLFEGDYTVTQVQIRFDPKLGMRTEFWCDRPMIGRA, translated from the coding sequence ATGGCCGATAGCGGAACATCGCCGATCAAAGCCTCGCGACCCTCGGTGGAAATCGATGGCCGGCGCCAGGACACGCTGACCAGTTCGCTGATGTCGTTGGACATCAGCGAATCTGAAGCGGGACTGACGTGCTGCGAGCTGGTGTTCGGCAACTGGGGCGGAGCGGACACGCCCGGCTTCCAGCATTTCGGCCGCGATCTTCTGGAATTCGGCAAGCCGCTGACGATCAAGCTCGGCGACGCGAAACTGTTCGAAGGCCGAATCTCGGCGATCTCGGCCAGCTATCCCGACGGCGGCACGCCGCAGATCGGCGTGTGCGCCGAAGACCGATTGCAGGACCTGCGCATGACCCGGCGCACGCGCGGCTTCGCCGACGCCAGTCTGGCCGACGTGGCGCGCAGCATCGCCGGCGATCATGGCCTGCAGGCGCAGGTCGATCTCAGCGGCGAAAGTCACAAGCTGCTGGCGCAGGTCAACCAGAGCGACCTCGCGTTTCTGCGCGACCTCGCCCGCCACGAAGACGCGCAGATCTGGGTCGAAGGCACCCAGCTCAAGGCGGTGCAGCGCGCGCGCCGCAACGGGCCGTCGCTGGAATTGTCCTGGGCCGGTCCGCTGCGCGAATTCGAAGTGCGCGCCGACCTCGCCCATCAACGCACCCAGTTGACCGGCGCCGGCTGGAGCGTCACCGACAAGCGCGCGGCCAAGCACGAAGCCGACGACGCGGCGATCCGCGCCGAACTCGGCGGCAAGGACAGCGGCGCGCAGACCCTGCAACGCGCGTTCGGCAAACGCGCCGACACCCTGGTCCACGCCTGTCCTCTGTCCGACGGCGAAGCGCGGGTGCTGGCCGAATCGAGTTTCCGGCATATGGCGCGGCGTTTCGTCGTCGGCCATGGCGTGGCCGAGACCCGCGATACCTTGCGGGTCGGCACCCGATTGACGATCAAGGGCATCGGCCCGTTGTTCGAGGGCGACTACACCGTGACCCAGGTGCAGATCCGCTTCGATCCCAAACTGGGCATGCGCACCGAGTTCTGGTGCGACCGCCCGATGATCGGACGGGCTTGA
- a CDS encoding phage tail protein, whose product MSAQPYPFTNFNFSVEINRGGDAKPLANAAFAECDGLEMSMEVKTIRQGGDNGRQIRLNGAVSYGQLTLKRGMSENFDLWDWFRDSVADPRLRANAEVVLLAPDGATVRARFVLSRCVPVKLKAPSMNARDGQIAIEEFQMAYETLALKRPGDR is encoded by the coding sequence ATGAGCGCGCAGCCCTACCCCTTCACCAATTTCAATTTCTCGGTCGAGATCAACCGCGGCGGCGACGCCAAGCCGCTGGCCAATGCCGCGTTCGCCGAATGCGACGGCCTGGAGATGAGCATGGAGGTCAAGACCATCCGCCAGGGCGGCGACAACGGCCGCCAGATCCGCCTCAACGGCGCGGTCAGCTACGGCCAGCTCACCCTCAAGCGCGGCATGAGCGAGAACTTCGACCTGTGGGACTGGTTCCGCGACTCGGTCGCCGATCCGCGCCTGCGCGCCAACGCCGAGGTCGTGCTGCTCGCGCCCGACGGCGCCACCGTGCGCGCGCGCTTCGTGCTGTCGCGCTGCGTGCCGGTCAAGCTCAAGGCGCCGTCGATGAACGCGCGCGACGGCCAGATCGCCATCGAGGAATTCCAGATGGCCTACGAAACCCTGGCGCTCAAGCGTCCGGGCGATCGCTGA
- a CDS encoding phage tail protein — MATLRDRPYVQFNFLVDLGDGVTDGPQAGFQELSGIGMEVTVSEYRTGNAKENSVMKITGMNKSTDVTMKRGVIGSLNLYQWLDQIRNGDQKAMRTVTIHLQNEDHTQIVQTWKLLRARIIKHTSGPFNAKGTDVAMEELVLAYERLEME; from the coding sequence ATGGCCACCCTTCGCGATCGCCCGTACGTGCAATTCAACTTCCTCGTCGACCTGGGCGACGGGGTCACCGACGGGCCGCAGGCCGGGTTCCAGGAACTCAGCGGCATCGGCATGGAAGTCACCGTGTCCGAATACCGCACCGGCAACGCCAAAGAAAACAGCGTCATGAAAATCACCGGCATGAACAAATCCACCGACGTGACGATGAAACGCGGCGTGATCGGTTCGCTCAACCTCTACCAATGGCTCGACCAGATCCGCAACGGCGATCAGAAAGCCATGCGCACGGTCACCATCCATCTGCAGAACGAGGACCACACCCAGATCGTACAGACCTGGAAGCTGCTGCGCGCGCGGATCATCAAGCACACCAGCGGCCCGTTCAACGCCAAGGGCACCGACGTGGCGATGGAAGAACTGGTGCTGGCCTACGAACGGCTGGAGATGGAGTAA
- a CDS encoding phage tail sheath subtilisin-like domain-containing protein — protein MSEYLAPGVFVEEVSFRAKSIEGVSTTTTGFVGPTRYGPLNIDPEIVTSLVEFERTYGGRDKLVFDSNVEIDNYMWHGVRAFFEEGGKRIYISRVFTPIDATDTRPGCARGGLSGSPSSMMVFARFPGRAGDARVSFVFNVSQSLLSDVGGVTLANSLQARDVVWIRPRASAPSPAIEDGYYLALWDAASESWAFVSSGEDITSAEARLTDLSAADYELRVITVTVVVQPLNGGDTFVAPDLSLDPKHQRAGSPDSLFAYFAENPASQSRARTLPIVIRADDVAAIGTGTELLNAFFDADPNASTSPPLGLRAALQAAESTAAERSLAILLSDGNDGSRPTADAYEGEVDNADRKTGLRQFEDLEDISIVAAPGSTYGYADSYALQAPSIVRALIRHAERMKYCIAVLDSGDNMAISEVRAMRAQLDSKYAALYYPWVRVLDPLTQREVHMPPSGFVAGIYARNDVNRAVYKAPANEVVNLALGFERFLNKAQQEVLNPEGINCFRYFEGRGMRLWGARTISSDPEWKYVNLRRYFAYLERSIDKGTQWAVFEPNGEQLWANVRRTIEDFLLNEWQNGALLGDKPEKSFFVKCDRSTMSQNDLDNGRLICLIGVAPLRPAEFVIFRIGQWTADRKV, from the coding sequence ATGTCTGAGTACCTGGCTCCCGGTGTCTTCGTCGAGGAAGTGTCGTTCCGCGCGAAATCGATCGAGGGCGTGAGCACCACCACCACCGGCTTCGTCGGTCCGACCCGTTACGGGCCGCTCAACATCGATCCGGAAATCGTCACCAGCCTGGTCGAGTTCGAACGCACCTACGGCGGCCGCGACAAGCTGGTGTTCGATTCCAACGTCGAAATCGACAACTACATGTGGCACGGCGTGCGCGCGTTCTTCGAAGAAGGCGGCAAGCGCATCTACATCAGCCGCGTGTTCACGCCGATCGACGCCACCGACACCCGTCCGGGCTGCGCCCGCGGCGGGCTGTCCGGCAGTCCCTCGTCGATGATGGTGTTCGCGCGCTTCCCCGGCCGCGCCGGCGATGCGCGGGTCAGCTTCGTGTTCAACGTCAGCCAGAGCCTGCTGTCGGATGTCGGCGGCGTGACCCTGGCCAATTCGCTGCAGGCGCGCGACGTGGTGTGGATCCGTCCGCGCGCCAGCGCGCCGTCGCCGGCGATCGAGGACGGCTATTACTTGGCGTTGTGGGATGCGGCCAGCGAAAGCTGGGCGTTCGTCTCCAGCGGCGAGGACATCACCTCCGCCGAGGCGCGCCTGACCGATCTGAGCGCGGCCGACTACGAACTGCGGGTGATCACCGTCACCGTGGTCGTGCAGCCGCTCAACGGCGGCGACACCTTCGTCGCCCCGGATCTGTCGCTGGACCCCAAGCATCAGCGCGCCGGCAGCCCCGATTCGCTGTTCGCCTATTTCGCCGAGAACCCGGCCAGCCAGAGTCGCGCACGCACCCTGCCGATCGTGATCCGCGCCGACGACGTCGCCGCGATCGGCACCGGCACCGAACTGCTCAACGCCTTCTTCGATGCCGACCCGAACGCCTCGACCTCGCCGCCGCTGGGTCTGCGCGCCGCATTGCAGGCCGCCGAAAGCACCGCGGCCGAGCGCAGCCTGGCGATCCTGCTCAGCGACGGCAACGACGGCTCGCGCCCGACCGCCGACGCCTACGAAGGCGAGGTCGACAACGCCGATCGCAAGACCGGTCTGCGCCAGTTCGAAGACCTCGAGGACATCTCGATCGTCGCCGCGCCCGGCTCGACCTACGGCTACGCCGACAGCTACGCCCTGCAGGCACCGTCGATCGTGCGCGCGCTGATCCGTCACGCCGAACGCATGAAGTACTGCATCGCGGTGCTCGACAGCGGCGACAACATGGCGATCAGCGAAGTGCGGGCGATGCGCGCGCAGCTCGATTCCAAGTACGCCGCGCTGTACTACCCGTGGGTGCGGGTGCTCGATCCGCTGACCCAGCGCGAGGTGCACATGCCGCCATCGGGGTTCGTCGCCGGCATCTATGCGCGCAACGACGTCAATCGCGCGGTCTACAAGGCGCCGGCCAATGAAGTCGTCAACCTGGCCCTGGGCTTCGAACGCTTCCTCAACAAGGCCCAACAGGAAGTGCTCAACCCCGAAGGCATCAACTGCTTCCGCTATTTCGAAGGCCGCGGCATGCGCCTGTGGGGCGCGCGCACGATCAGCTCCGACCCGGAATGGAAGTACGTCAACCTGCGCCGCTACTTCGCGTATTTGGAGCGCTCGATCGACAAGGGCACTCAATGGGCGGTGTTCGAGCCCAACGGCGAGCAGCTGTGGGCCAACGTGCGCCGCACCATCGAGGACTTCCTGCTCAACGAATGGCAGAACGGCGCCTTGCTCGGCGACAAGCCGGAGAAGTCGTTCTTCGTCAAGTGCGACCGCTCGACGATGTCGCAGAACGACCTCGACAACGGCCGCCTGATCTGCCTGATCGGGGTCGCGCCGCTGCGTCCGGCCGAGTTCGTCATCTTCCGCATCGGCCAGTGGACGGCCGACCGCAAAGTCTGA
- a CDS encoding DUF4255 domain-containing protein: protein MANYRAIAATSTALAGLLRDRYPREEFGAGLDVSLYQTRDFENPMQDGFSVYLFRTAINGAVRNLTLRRSPDGKRFRPSLPIDLYYMITPWAQDTERQLRMLGWAMRLMEDTGVLSAGHLNHYMPETDTFAPHEAVELICDPLSLADYLTLWDRLRRLPPSATYALRMVLIDSDVTIEDGPAVQTRRFQMETAT from the coding sequence GTGGCCAATTATCGCGCCATCGCCGCCACCAGCACGGCCCTCGCCGGCCTGCTGCGCGATCGTTATCCGCGCGAAGAGTTCGGCGCCGGGTTGGACGTGAGCCTGTACCAGACCCGCGACTTCGAAAACCCGATGCAGGACGGTTTCTCGGTGTATCTGTTCCGCACCGCGATCAACGGCGCGGTGCGCAACCTCACCCTGCGTCGCTCGCCCGATGGAAAACGCTTCCGCCCGTCGCTGCCGATCGACCTGTACTACATGATCACGCCGTGGGCGCAGGACACCGAGCGCCAGCTGCGCATGCTCGGCTGGGCGATGCGGTTGATGGAAGACACCGGCGTGCTCAGCGCCGGCCATCTCAACCACTACATGCCCGAGACCGACACCTTCGCCCCGCACGAAGCGGTCGAACTGATCTGCGACCCGCTGTCGCTGGCCGACTATCTGACCTTGTGGGACCGCCTGCGCCGGCTGCCGCCGTCGGCGACCTATGCGCTGCGCATGGTGCTGATCGATTCGGACGTGACCATCGAAGACGGCCCCGCGGTGCAGACCCGGCGCTTCCAGATGGAGACCGCGACATGA